GCCGCATCGCGGACGGCGAACAATTCCTGCCGGGCTTCACCGCCATCGTCGCGCCGGGCCACACGCCGGGCCATCTGCTGTTCACCGTGTCCGGCGCCGCGCAGCCGCTGCTGTTCACCGGCGATGCCGCCAAGAATCGCGCCGAGCTGCTCAGCATGAGCGTCAACGACACGTATGATATGCAGGCCAGCCGCGCGACGCTGGCGCTGATCTGGACGACCTGGCGACGGCTGCCCGATACGTTGCTGATTCCTGGCCACGACCTCTGCATGCGCCTGGACGACGCGGGCCAGCCGGTCTATGTCGGCGAGCGGCGCGCGGCCATGAAAGCCTGGTTTGGCGAAGACCTGCAGCCCACCGTCATCGACCTATGCTGCGGCGGCGAGACCGCCCGCTATAGCGCCTGACGCGCGGGCTGCGCAAGCGCTCGCGGCTGGCCGCGAGTCCGGTTCACCACACGACCCATTTTTCGAGAGATCCGCTATGCCGCTCGATCCGCAAGTCCTGCAGACGTTCATTCCCACCGGCCGCCTGCGCGCGTCCATCAATGTCGGCAATCCCATCCTGGCGCGCCGCGACGACGGCCCCGGAGGCGCCGCCGGCGTCTCCGTGGACCTGGCGCGCGCCTTCGCCAAGCGGTTGGGCGTGGAGCTGGAACTGGTGGTCTTCGACAGCGCCGGCAAATCGGTGGACGCCGTCACGGCGGAACAGGCCGATATCGGCTTCTTCGCCATCGACCCCGTGCGCGGCGCCGGCATCGACTTCACCGACGCCTATGTGCTGATCGAGGGCGCCTATCTGGTGCGTGAAGATTCGCCGCTGCGCGACCGCGCCGAAGTCGACCGCCCCGGCACGCGGGTGACGGTGGGCAAGGGCAGCGCCTATGACCTGTACCTGACGCGCGAGCTCAAGCAGGCCGAGATCGTCCGTGCGCCGACGTCGCCCGCCGTGGTGGATTTTTTCGTGGCCGAGAAAACCGAGGTCGCGGCCGGGGTCAAGCAGCAGCTGGAAGCCGATATGCAGCGCGTGCCGGGCCTGCGCCTGCTGCCCGGAAGCTTCATGGTGATTCGCCAGGCGATGGGCCTGCCCAAGGGACGGGGCGACGCTGCCGCCAACGAGCTGCGCGCCTTCGTCGAGGAAATGAAGGCGAGCGGTTTCGTCGCGGATGCGCTGCAGCGCCACAAGATCGAGGGCGCCGCGGTCGCGCCGCCGGCTGCCTGACCCCAACCCGCCCGCCCGCGCGGCGCCCGGCCTGCTCAGCGCGGCGCGGGCGGTATTTCCGCCACGCGGCCGATGAAGGCGTCCAGCGCGGGATTGTCATGCCGTTCGCGCCAGGCCAGGTAAAGCTCGGCGTGCAGCCTGTTCTGCGCCAGCGGCAGGAAGGACACGCCGTCCAGGCGCAGTTCGCGCGCGGACGCCGGCACCAGGCCCGCGCCCAGTCCCGCGCGCACCAGGCCCAGCAGCGTGTGCGTCTGCCCCGCGTACTGGACGTAGTCGGGCTCCACGCCGGCCAGCGTCAGCGCGGCGGCGATGCGATCGTAGAAGTACTTGCCTTCGCTGGGCGCATAAGCCACGAAGGGCTGCCGGTGCAGCGCCCGCAGCGGCATGGCCTTGTGGGCCAGCAGCGGCGATTTGCGCGGAACGGCCACCACCATGGGTTCGCGCTGGATCAGGTGGTGCGCCAGGCCGTCCTGCCGCGGCAGATGACGCGCGAGGATGGCGTCGAGTTCGCCCGCCACCAGCAGCCGGCCCAGGTCCGTGGACACGCGTTCGCGCAGATCGATGGCCACGTCCGGCAGAACCTTGCCGGCCTTCATGACCCAGTCGGGCACCAGGCGGTAGGCCGCCACCGCGGTGAACCCCAGGGTGATGTGTCCCGCCTCGCCGCCGGAGGCCCGCCGCGCGGTGGATGCCGCCCGAACCGAATAGGCCAGCAGATGGCGCGCATCGCGCAGGAAGTTGCGGCCGGCGGAAGTCAGCGTGACCACGCGGCTGCTGCGCTCCAGCAGCGTGACGCCCAGGCTCTGCTCCAGCAACTGGATCTGCCGGCTGAGCGGCGGCTGCGTCATGCACAGGCGCGCGGCGGCGCGGCCGAAGTGCAGCTCCTCCGCGACCGCGACGAAGCATTCGAGTTGGCGCAATTCCATCGATATAAGCCTTGTATTGATCGTTGCTATTTATAGCTCGATTGCGCTGCGCGCCGCGCTTCCTTCCTATACTGGTCCGCATAACGAAGCCGGACCAGAACCGGAGGAGACGACATGAAGATTTCAACGCGAGCCCGTCGCGCCATGGCTGCGTGCGCCGCCGTGGCCCTGGCCGTCGCGGTGGCGCTGGTGCCCGGCACGGCCGCCGCCGACGATTTTCCCTCACGGCCCATCAGCCTGATCGTGCCTTTCTCGCCGGGCGGCGGCACCGACATTTCCGCGCGGCTGCTGGCGGTGGCACTGGGCCAGCGGCTGAACGAATCCGTGGTGGTCGACAACCGCCCCGGCGCTGGCGGGCAGATCGCCGCCGACCTGGTCGCGCGCGCCGCGCCCGACGGCTACACGCTGCTCTTCGCCAATTCCGGCATGCTGGCCATCAACCCCTGGCTGTACAAGCTGCACAGCGATCCCGCCAAGGCGTTCGTCCCGGTGTCCATGTTTTCGGACCTGCCCTTCGTGCTGGTGGTCCCGCCGACGCTGCCGGTCAACTCCGTGGCCGACCTGGTGAAGCTGGCGAAATCGCAGCCGGGCGCGCACACCTTCGCAAGTTCGGGCACGGGCGGGGCGCCGCATCTGGCGGGCGAGATCTTCCAGCAGGCGACCGGCGTCCAACTGACCCACGTCCCCTACAAAGGCGGCGGTCCGGCCATGACCGACCTGATGGCGGGCCGCGTCGATATGCTGTTCGCGTCGGTGCTGGAGACGGTGACCTACGTCAACGCCGGCAAGCTGCGCGCGCTGGCGGTGACGGGACCGGAGCGCTCGCCCGTGATGCCGGACGTGCCCACGCTGGACCAGGCCGGGGTGCACAATGCGCAGACAGGGTCGTGGACGGCGGTGCTGGCGCCGGCTGGCACGCCGCCGGCAATCGTCGATAAACTGTCGCTCGCGATCCGTCAGGTGGCGGAGCTGCCGGACGTCAAGGAAAAGCTGATTTCCCAGGGCGCCGTGCCGCACGGTTCGACGCCGCAGGAGCTGGCCCGGCTTGCCGCCCAGGAACGCGCCCGCTATGGCGACATCATCAAATTGCGCAACCTGCGCGTCGATTAGGAGACGCGGGCTGCGTCCCACATGCGAAACGAGACATGCCTACCGCTGCTACAGATGCCGTGAACCACAATGCCGATAGCCGCAGCGACGGCGCGGATGGCGCGCCCGCCGACATCCTCATTGCCGGACCCTTGCTGCCCGAGCTCATGCAGCGCATCGAAGCGAAGTATCGTGTGCATCGCTGGTGGGAGGTCGCCGACACAGCGGCATTCCTGCAGGCCCATGGCGGCTCCATACGCGGCATCGCCACCAGCGGCCGCTGGGGCGCCACGCGGGCCATGATCGAATCGCTGCCCGCGCTGGAAGCGATCGTCAGCTTCGGCGTGGGTATCGACCCCATCGATATGGAAGCCGCGCGGCAGCACGGTGTGGTGGTGACCAACACGCCCGGGGTGCTGGACGATTGCGTGGCCGATACCGCGCTGGCCCTGATGCTGGCCGTGTCGCGGCGCATCTGCGAGCTCGATCGTTTCGTGCGCGCGGGCCGGTGGCGCAGCGAAACCCCGCCGATGGGCCGCAAGCTGGGCGGCCGGCGCTGCGGCATCCTGGGGCTGGGCAACATCGGCCGCCAGATCGCCCGCCGGGCCGAGGCCTTCGGCATGGACATCGCGTACCACAACCGTTCGCCGCGCAAGGATGTGCCTGCGCACTTCATGTACTGCGAGGATATCCACGCCCTGGCCGAGGCCAGCGACGTCCTGGTGCTCGCCGTGCCGGGTGGTGCCGGCACGCAGCGCGTGGTCGATGCCGCGGTGCTCGACGCCCTGGGCCCGCAAGGCATACTGGTGAACGTCGCCCGCGGCAGCGTGGTGGACCAGGACGCGCTGGTGTGCGCGCTGCGCGAAGGGCGGCTGGGCGGGGCCGGCCTGGATGTCTTCGAGAACGAGCCGGACGTCCCGGACGCGCTGTGCGCGATGGATCAGGTCGTGCTGTCGCCGCACATCGGCAGCAGCACGGTGGAAACCCGCCAGGCCATGGCCGACCTGGTCATGGCGAACCTGGACGGATGGTTCGAGCGGCGGCGTCCCCTGACGCCCGTCGCATAGGCGGTCCTGCCTAGCGCGGAAACAGCTGGTCGTACACGTCGCCGGCCAGGGCCTGCAACTGGCTCGCCGGCAGATCGCCGTTCAAGGCATAGCCGTAGCCGTTTTCCACCCAGTAGAAGGCGGTGCCGCTGGCGGACTGGACCGAGCGGAAGGCGGTTTCCCCGGGCGCCACGCCGGTGGGAAAGACCGCGACGTAAAGGGTCACACGGCGGCCGCGCTCATCCTCGTACATGAACTGCGCGCGGGCCAGCGCGGCCTTGGCCGCATCCTGCCCGACGGTCTCGCCGGGCAGCAGCCGGCCTCCCAGCAGGCGGAAGCCGCGATCCTGCAGCACCGGCGCGGCCAGGGGACGGCCCAGGCGCCGGCGCAGCCATTGCACCAGATGCGCTTCTTCCTGCGCGCCGACTTCGACGGGGTGCCGCACTTCCGGCGAGAACACCGCATATGCCGCCGCCGCGTCGCGCACGAACTGCGGCGTGGCCGACGCCGCGGCGATGGTGGGGGCGGCGCCGCGGACGCCCGTTGCCTGCCAGGCGCGCATGCCGGCCGCGCCCGCCACCACCAGCAGCATGGCGGCGCATGCCTGGAGCCAGGGATTCCAGCGCCGGCGGCCGTGGCGCATCACCGTGTTGGCCAGGGCGGCGGGCGCCGGCCCGATGTCGGTGGCGTGATGCAGGCGGCGCAGCGCGAAGCGCTGGGCATGCCAATGCGCGACGCGCACCGCGGCGTCGGGATGGCGCCTGAGATGCTGCAACACCGCGGCGACCCGGGACGCGTCCAATTGGCCGTCGACGAAGGCGTGCAGGTCGTCATCGGAGACAGGGGCGTCGGTTTCCATCATCGCTTCACTAGATGCAAGGGGGCGGCCGCCTCTTCCGGTCCGGCCATGGCGGCGCGCACGGCTTCCCGCGCGCGGTGCAGCCGCGACATGACCGTGCCCACGGGCACCTGCAGGATGTCGGCGGCCTCGGCATAGGTGTATTCCTCCACGGTCACCAGCAGCAGCACGGTGCGCAGCGTGGGGGTCAGGCGCGCCAGCGCGCGCTCCAGATCGAGCATTTCCGGCGCACGCGCCATGGGCTCGTGCGCCAGATCGGTGTCTTCGTCCCAGGTTTCGTGATTGTCGTCATGGCGCCAATCGCGCACCCGGTTCAGGTACAGGTTGTGCATCAGGGTCATCAGCCAGGCGCGCAAGGCGGTTCCCGGCTTCCACAGCGACCATTTGGCGCAGGCGCGTTCCAGCGTGTCCTGCACCAGGTCGTCCGCGCTGGCCGCATCGCCCGCCAGCAGGCGGGCATAGCGGCGCAGCGACGGAATATGGGCGAGGATCTGCTCCACGCCCGAACCCGATGCCATGGCCGTATCAGGGCTTGGCCGCGTGCCAGACGCCGCCGACGCCGTCGCCGGTCTTGTCGCCGGCGGCCTTGTCCTTGGTCCAGTAGTACACGGGCTGACCCTTGTAGGCCCATTGCTTGGAGCCGTCGTCACGGGTGACGACCGTCCACTGGCCTTCGGCCTTGGCGCTGGCCGGCGCCATCAGCGGCGGCCAATTGGTGGCGCACTTGTCGTTGCAGACGCTCTTGCCGGAATTGGCGGTGTCTTTGTCGAACGTGTACAGCGTCATGCCTTTTTCGCCGACCAGGACGCCATTGCTGGTCTTGGCCGGGGGGGCGGCGACGGCGCCGGTGGCGACCAGCAGGGCGGCGGCGCCCAGGGCGGAAAGCGTGAAGTTGCGAACCATAAGACCTCCGTGTGGTGGGTTTGCATGGGAGTGAACACGGCAGGGGCCCGATTTATTCCATCGGGTCGTTCCATCGGGTTGTTCCAATGGGCCGGCGCGTGCCTGCCCAGCTTACTCCCGCCGGCCGCCATCACTTGGCCGGCGCTGCCTGCGTCAGCTCGGCGACGACATCCACCACTTGCTCGAGGGCAACCTTGATATGCGCGCGCAGCGCGTCGACCGCGCCCTTGATGTCGCCCTTTTCAGCGTGTTCGATCAATTCCAGGTGTTCGGCGTGCGCCTGCTGGCGCAGCGGCACGTTGACGACCTGGAAGCGCAGGTAGCGGTCCCCCCGGTCATGCAGCTGGCGCAGTACGTTCATGGCCAGGTCGCGCCGGGCGGGCTGGTACAGGGTTTCGTGCAGGCGCCAGTTGACCCGGCCCCAGTCGGCCGCGTCGGCGTGGCGGGTGGCTTCCAGGGCCGCGCGCGCCGCGTCCAGCCGCCCGCTGCCGCCCGCGCGGATCGCCTCGCCGAACAGCCAGGGTTCGATCTGCAGGCGCAGTTCGAAGGTTTCCACGACGTCGCCCGCCGAGATGCCGCAGACATAGGCGCCGCGGTGGGCATGGACCGCGACCAGGCCTTCGGCTTCCAGGCGGCGGATGGCTTCGCGCACGGGGATCCGGCTGACACCCAGCTCGTCGGCCAGCGCTTCCTGGCGCAGGGGCGCGCCGGGACGCAGATGCCCGGACAGGATCTGCTGGCGCAAGGCATCCAGCACCAGGTCGACCGTCGTGCGCCGTACGAGCTTGGTATCCCCAGGGGGGGAGGGCGGATGGTTCATGGTTCTCACGTAAACCCTAGGACTGATTTTGTTGACCCTGGGATAGCGTGCAGTTTAGCATGGGGTCCGTATCCAGGATATTGGATCCAATTTAATCGACGGTCCCGCGCGGCTTTCCGTTGGTGGCCTGCCACTGTAGCCCGCCCGGGCCCGTGTGCGGCGCAGCCGCGCCATCGTGCCCTTGGAGTGAGCTTTCCATGAATCGCCGTCATTTCGTCGCAGCAACCCTGGTCGCCGCCGTGGCCAGCAGCCTGGGCCTGCCGGCCTGGGCACAATCCACCGATTTCGTGGTGGGCGCGCTCAGCCCGCTCACCGGGTCCGGGGCGCCCTACGGGCCGGGCATGGTCAAGGCCATCCAATTGGCCGCGAAGGAAATCAACGCCGCCGGCGGCGCGCAGGGCGCGCAGTTCCGCGTGGTGGCGGAAGATACCCAGACCGCGCCGCAGGCCGCCGTGACCGGCGCCAAGAAAATGATCGAGGTGGACAAGGTGCGCGCCATCATGGGCTGCTGGAGTTCGGGCGAGTCGCTGGCCGTGATGCCGCTCACCAATGAAGCCAACATCCCGCTGATGCATGCCTCGGGTGCGCCGGCGCTCAGCGCGGACGCCAATCCCAAGCGCCTGGGCTTCCGCTTCCAGGCCACCAACGGCCGCTTCGGCCAGGCGTTCGCCAAGATCGCCGAACGGCAGGGCTACAAGCAGCCGGCCACCATGGCATTCAACAATGCTTCGGGCATCGGCAACACCGAAGGCTTCACGCAGGCCTGGAAGGCCGCGGGCGGCAAGGTCGTGGCCAGCGTGGTGTACGAGCCGAACCGGCCGTCCTACCGTTCCGAGCTGCAGTCCGTGCTGCGCGCCAAGCCCGACGTGATCGTGACGGGCTCGTACCTGGCCGACACCACCATCCTGCTGCGCGAGTGGTACCAGACCGGCATCGATACGCATTGGATCATTCCCGGCTGGGCGGCCAATGCCGACCTGATCAAGGCATTGGGACCCAAAGTGACCGAGGGCGTGATCTCGGTGGAGTCCGTCAGCAACGAAAACGCGCCCAACTACGCCCACGTGCGCGATGCGCTGAGCAAGGAAGGCGTCGACGTGGCGGGCAACGTCTATGCCCCGATGGCCTACGACCAGGCCATCATCCTGGCGCTGGCGGTGCAGGCCCTGGGACCGAAGGCGACCGGCCCCGAGCTGGCCAAGAAAGTGCATGAGATGGGCACGCCCGGCGGCGAGGTCGTCTACAGCTTCGCCGACGGCAAGAAACTGCTGGAGGCAGGCAAGCGCATCACCTACGTCGGCGCCTCCAGCGCCCTGAACTTCGACCAGTACAACGACGTCACGCCGGACTTCGCCGCGTCCTTCGTCGAAAACGGCAAGCTCGTCCGCAAGTACGTGGTCAAGCTCTAAGGCCGCGGCGTGTCGTACGCGGATTACATCAATCTGGTCATCAACGGGCTGGTGGAAGGGCTGATCATCGCCCTTCCGGCCCTGGCTTTGACGCTGGTCTACGGGCTGGCGCGCTTTCCCAACGCGGCGACGGGCGACTTCGTCGCCGTCGGCGGCTACGCTGGCCTGGCCGCGCATCACCTGAGCGGTTCCCTGGTCGTCGCCGGCCTCGCGGGCGCCCTGGGCGGCGCGGCGGCGTCGGTGCTGGCTTACCTGCTCGCGTTCAGGCCGGTGATCCGCCGGTCCGTGATCACCTTGCTGCTGACCTCCATCGGCGTGGGCTTCGTCATCCGCGCCGGGCTGGGGGTGGCGTTCGGCCATGATCCGCGCGCCTTCGACATGCCGCTGGATCGGGCCTGGCGCTTCGGCGACGTGTCCATCGCGCCGGCCGACCTCAATCTGGCGGGCCTGACCCTGGTGACGCTCGCGCTGGTGTTCTTCATGCTGTATGCGACACCGCTGGGCCGGTCGCTGCGCGCCATCGCCGACGATCCCGACCTGGCGCGGGTCAGCGGCATCCGGCGCGAACGCTGCATGCTGGCCATGTGGACCATCGCCGGGCTGGTCTGCGGCATCGCGGGCACCGTGACCGGCATGCGCACCGTGGTCTATCCGGACGCCGGCTGGAACCTGTTGCTGCCGGCGTTCGCGGCCGCGGTGGTGGGCGGCCTGGGCAATCCGGTCGGGGCCGTCATGGGCGCGCTGCTGCTGGGCGTGCTGCAGGAGCTGTCCACCCCGTTCGTGGGCTTCGTCTACAAGATCGCGCTGGGCTATGTGTTCATGATGATCGTGCTGCTGCTGCGTCCGCAGGGGTTGTTCAACCGGCCGGTGGGGGTGCGCTGATGATGACCTATCTGCTGTCGATCCTGGTGATCATGGGCATCTACATGCTCCTGGCGCTGGCCCTGGATCTTCAATACGGTTTCACCGGCCTGATCAATTTCGGGCTGGCCGGCTTTTTCGGCGTGGGCGCCTATACGTCGGCGCTCCTGACCTTGAAGGCGGGATGGACGCCGCTGCTTTCCTTCCCCGCCGCCATGCTGGTCGCGGCCCTGCTGGCCTGGCCGCTGGGGCGCGTGGCCTTGCGGCTGCGCGACGATTACCTGGCCATCGTGACCTTGGGCTTCTCCGAAATCGTGCGCCTGGTGCTGGTGCAGGAACAGTGGCTGACCAATGGGGTGCAGGGCGTTCCCGGCGTGCCCCGCCTGGGCGCCGGCTGGGGCGACGCGCGCTTCAGCGACAGCCTGCTGCTGGGGCTGCTGGCCTTGTCCATCGTTGTCGCGGTGGTGCTGCTGCGCCGGGTGACGCACAGTCCCTACGGCCGCACCATACAGGCGGTGCGCGATGACGAAACGGCCGTGCGCGTGCTCGGCAAGGAGCCGGCCCGCTTCAAGACCCAGGTGCTGATGCTGGGCGCGGCGCTCTCCGGACTCGCGGGCGCCTACTTCGCGCACTACATGACGTACATCGTCCCTGACCAGTTCGTCCCGCTGATCACTTTCTATGTGTGGATGGCCATCATCATGGGCGGGGTCGCGCGCCTGTCGGGCAGCGTGGCGGGCGCCGTGCTGCTGGTGTTGTTCCTGGAAGGCGTGCGCTTCACCCGCGGCATCATTCCCGGCGTATCGGATGCCGACATGGGCAGCGTGCAGCTGGGGGTGGTGGGCCTGATCCTGATCCTGTTCATGCGCTGGCGGCCGCAAGGCCTGTTCGGCGGCAGGGGGGCGCGATGAACGCCTTGCCGGTGAACGAAGCCAGCCTGGCGACCGCGGGGATATCGTTGTCGTACGGCGATTTCCAGGTGCTGGACGACGTGACGCTTTCCATGAGCCTGGACGGGCTGCACGGCATGATCGGCCCCAATGGCGCGGGCAAGAGCACGTTCTTCGCCGTGCTGAGCGGCTTTCTGCAGCCGTCGGCCGGCACGGTCGGTTTCGGCGGCACGGTGCTGCGCGGCGCGGGGCCGGCGGCGCGGGCGCGCCTGGGCCTGGGCCGGACCTTCCAGATCCCGCGCGAGTTCACGCACCTGACGGTGCGGCAGAACCTGATGGTCGGGCCGCGCGACCAGCCCGGCGAATCGCTGCTGCCCTTGTTTTTCGCCCCGGGCCGCGTGCGCCGCGCCGAAGCCGAGATCGCCGATCGTGCGCAGCACATCCTGGACTTCCTGAAGCTGAACGCGGTGGCGGACAAGCCGGCCGGCGGCCTGTCCGGCGGCCAGAAGAAATTGCTGGAGCTGGGCCGCGCGCTGATGTCCGAGCCCAGGTTCATCCTGCTGGACGAACCCTATGCGGGCGTCAATCCGGTATTGATCGAAGAGATCTCGCAGCGTATCCGCGAGATCAATGCCGAGCGGGGCATCGGTTTCCTGATCATCGAGCACAACCTGATGGCGCTGAATCGCCTGGTGTCCGACCTGTACGTGCTGGATGGCGGACGCCTGCTGGCGCACGGCGATCCCGACCAGGTCCTGGCGGATCCGCGCGTGCGCGCCGCCTATATGGGCGCGCTGGCGCCCACGGCCACGGAGGCGCCATGACCGATTCCGTGCTACGGCTGGCCGACCTGCGTGGCGGCTACGGCGACGCCGATATCCTGAAAGGCATCTCCCTGCACGTGCTGCCCGGCGAGATCGTCACCATCGCCGGCACCAACGGCGCCGGCAAGTCCACCATCATCAAGGCGGTGATGGGCCTGCTGCCCCGCACCTCGGGACAGGTGATCCTGCGCGATCGCGACATCGCCGCGTTGAGCGTGGAGTCGCGCCTGGACCGCGGGATCGGCTACGTGCCGCAGGTCGCCAATGTGTTCGGGTCGCTGACCGTCCACGAAAACCTGCTGGTGGTGCAGGGCGTCAAGCGCCCGCGCGCGCGGGTGGATGCGATGTACCAGCTCTTTCCGGCGCTGGTGCGCCATCGCCGCCGCGCGGCCGGCACGCTGTCGGGCGGCGAGCGGCAGCAACTGGCGTTCGCGCGGGCCTTGATGCGCGAACCGGATATGCTGCTGCTCGACGAGCCGACGGCGGCGCTTTCGCCGGCCCGCGTGGACGAGATCTTTGCCTACGTACAGGCGCTGCCGGCCGCCGGCACCACGGTGCTGATGGTGGAACAGCGCGCCCGCCAGTCGCTCGCGGTCAGCCAGCGCGGCTACATCATCGACCAGGGCGCGGTCGCCATGGAAGGCGCCGCCCGGGATCTGCTCGACGATCCGCGCGCGGCCGACCTTTTCCTGGGCAAACACGATGCGTAGAACGGAAGAAGCATGAAGGAACTTGTCGTCGTCGGCGCGGGCGTGATCGGGCTGGCCTGCGCGCGGCGCGCGCAGCAAGCGGGCTGGCGCGTGACCCTGCTGGACCGCGATTTCGAAGGAGACCGCGCCTCCCACGGTAATGCCGGCGGCATCGCCGTCAGCGAATCGACGCCAATCGCGGTGTCGGGCTTCAGCCTGAAGGCCGCCCGCTGGCTGCTGGATCCCCTGGGACCGCTGGCCATCCGCCTGTCTTACGCGCCGCGGCTGCTGCCCTGGCTGCGGGTATTCAACCAGGTCGGCCAGCCCGAGCACTTCCGCCGTATCTCGCGCGCGCTGGCGGCGCTGAACGACCGCGCGCTGGCCGACCTGGCGCCCCTGCTGGACGATCTGGGCCTGGCGGGCCAGCTGCACCGGCGCGGCGCGCTGACGGTCTACGAGACCGATGCGGCCTACGCGACCGATGCCGGCGAATGGGCCTGGAAACGCGAACTGGGCGTGCGCTGGCGTCCCGTGACCGTGGATGAGCTGCGCCAGCTGGAGCCCGCGCTGGCGCCCGTGTTCCGCCACGCGATCATGCTGGAGGACTGGGCGCACGTGGACGATCCGCTGAACATCGTGCGGGCCTTGCGTGAACGCATCCGGCAGGATGGCGGCCAGCTGGTGACGGCCGACGTCGCCGCCCTGGCGCTCGACGATCCGGGCCGTCCGGCCGCACTGGGCCGCGATGGCCGCCGCCATGCGGCGGACCGTGTCGTCGTCGCCGCCGGCGCGTGGTCGGGCGCCCTGGCGCGATCCGTCGGCGACCGCGTGCTGCTGGAAAGCGAACGCGGCTACAACACGACGCTGCCCGCCGCGACGGGCATGCTCGACCGCGAGGTCATCTTCGCCGAACGCAAGTTCGTCGCGACGCCGCTGGCGATCGGCCTGCGCATCGGCGGCGCGGCCGAATTCGCCGGCCTGGACGCGGCCCCCAACTATCGCCGCAGCGATGCGTTGCTGGCGTTGGCGCGGCGCTATCTGCCCGGCATGGACGAGCGCGACGCGCGTCGTTGGATGGGCCATCGCCCCGCCACGCCGGACTCGCTGCCGGTGATCGGCGCGTCGCCGGTGTCGGATCGCGTGTTGTACGCCTTCGGCCATGGCCATCTCGGCTTGACGCAGGCGGCCACGACCGGCGCCATCGTCGGCGACCTGCTGGCGGACGCCGACCCCCGCATCGACCTGCGGCCCTATTCGATTTCCCGCTTCAACAAGGCGAACCCGCTATGCTGATTCTGAAGAACGCGCGCATCCTGGATGCGCATCACGAAGAGGACGACGGCTCCTACGACGTCGTCGTGGAAGGCGACCGTATCCGCGAAGTGTCGTCGCGGCCGGTGCAGGCAGGCGGCAACGACCAGGTCATCGACGTGGCCGGCCGCACCCTGATGCCGGGCATGATCGATTGCCACGTGCACGTCGTCGCCTCCATGGCGAACCTGGGCACCAATGCCCGCATGCCGGCGGCGTTCGCCACGCTGCGCGCCGTGCCCATCCTGGCCGCCATGCTGCGCCGTGGCTTCACCACCGTGCGCGATGCCGGCGGCGCGGATTACGCCCTGCGCCGCGCCGTGGAAGACGGCCTGATCGACGGCCCGCGCCTGTTCATCGCCGGCAAGGCGCTGTCGCAGACCGGCGGCCATGGGGATTTCCGCGAACGGATAGACCTGAGCGATCCGGATCCCTGTCCCTGCCACCGCAACCTGGGCGCCATTGCCCGCGTGGTCGACGGCGTCGATGCGGTGCGCAAGGCCGTGCGCGAAGAAATGCGCGCCGGCGCCACGCACATCAAGATCATGGCTTCGGGCGGCGTGGCGTCGCCCACCGATCCCATCGGCAACCTGCAGTATTCGCGCGACGAGGTCGCCGCCATCGTGGAGGAAGCCGCCTCGCACCAGACCTATGTGATGGCGCACGCCTACACGGGACAGGCGATCGCGCGCGCGGTCAGGCTGGGCGTGCGCACCATCGAGCACGGCAACCTGGTCGACGACGACGCGGCGGCCGCCATGGCCGAGCACGGCGCTTTCGCGGTGCCCACCCTGGTGACCTACGACGCCCTGCACAAGGTCGGCGCGCAGTTCGGCGTGCCGCCGGAGGCCGTGGCCAAGATCGACGACGTGCGCCTGCAGGGCCTGCAATCGCTGGAGATCTTCAAGCGCCATGGCGTGCGCATGGGCCTGGGGT
This genomic interval from Bordetella genomosp. 9 contains the following:
- a CDS encoding MBL fold metallo-hydrolase; the encoded protein is MYQLDVLINGYPGRSLFHGTLGWSTTTLLRGEGRNILVDVGAFGARHLLKQQLTELRMDAADITDVVLTHAHYDHSVNFTLFPNATVWIGDRELAWAAAQPPGFDPLPELYVRELTVSPRVRRIADGEQFLPGFTAIVAPGHTPGHLLFTVSGAAQPLLFTGDAAKNRAELLSMSVNDTYDMQASRATLALIWTTWRRLPDTLLIPGHDLCMRLDDAGQPVYVGERRAAMKAWFGEDLQPTVIDLCCGGETARYSA
- a CDS encoding ABC transporter substrate-binding protein encodes the protein MPLDPQVLQTFIPTGRLRASINVGNPILARRDDGPGGAAGVSVDLARAFAKRLGVELELVVFDSAGKSVDAVTAEQADIGFFAIDPVRGAGIDFTDAYVLIEGAYLVREDSPLRDRAEVDRPGTRVTVGKGSAYDLYLTRELKQAEIVRAPTSPAVVDFFVAEKTEVAAGVKQQLEADMQRVPGLRLLPGSFMVIRQAMGLPKGRGDAAANELRAFVEEMKASGFVADALQRHKIEGAAVAPPAA
- a CDS encoding LysR family transcriptional regulator — protein: MELRQLECFVAVAEELHFGRAAARLCMTQPPLSRQIQLLEQSLGVTLLERSSRVVTLTSAGRNFLRDARHLLAYSVRAASTARRASGGEAGHITLGFTAVAAYRLVPDWVMKAGKVLPDVAIDLRERVSTDLGRLLVAGELDAILARHLPRQDGLAHHLIQREPMVVAVPRKSPLLAHKAMPLRALHRQPFVAYAPSEGKYFYDRIAAALTLAGVEPDYVQYAGQTHTLLGLVRAGLGAGLVPASARELRLDGVSFLPLAQNRLHAELYLAWRERHDNPALDAFIGRVAEIPPAPR
- a CDS encoding Bug family tripartite tricarboxylate transporter substrate binding protein, whose protein sequence is MKISTRARRAMAACAAVALAVAVALVPGTAAADDFPSRPISLIVPFSPGGGTDISARLLAVALGQRLNESVVVDNRPGAGGQIAADLVARAAPDGYTLLFANSGMLAINPWLYKLHSDPAKAFVPVSMFSDLPFVLVVPPTLPVNSVADLVKLAKSQPGAHTFASSGTGGAPHLAGEIFQQATGVQLTHVPYKGGGPAMTDLMAGRVDMLFASVLETVTYVNAGKLRALAVTGPERSPVMPDVPTLDQAGVHNAQTGSWTAVLAPAGTPPAIVDKLSLAIRQVAELPDVKEKLISQGAVPHGSTPQELARLAAQERARYGDIIKLRNLRVD
- a CDS encoding 2-hydroxyacid dehydrogenase, coding for MPTAATDAVNHNADSRSDGADGAPADILIAGPLLPELMQRIEAKYRVHRWWEVADTAAFLQAHGGSIRGIATSGRWGATRAMIESLPALEAIVSFGVGIDPIDMEAARQHGVVVTNTPGVLDDCVADTALALMLAVSRRICELDRFVRAGRWRSETPPMGRKLGGRRCGILGLGNIGRQIARRAEAFGMDIAYHNRSPRKDVPAHFMYCEDIHALAEASDVLVLAVPGGAGTQRVVDAAVLDALGPQGILVNVARGSVVDQDALVCALREGRLGGAGLDVFENEPDVPDALCAMDQVVLSPHIGSSTVETRQAMADLVMANLDGWFERRRPLTPVA
- a CDS encoding anti-sigma factor family protein, whose amino-acid sequence is METDAPVSDDDLHAFVDGQLDASRVAAVLQHLRRHPDAAVRVAHWHAQRFALRRLHHATDIGPAPAALANTVMRHGRRRWNPWLQACAAMLLVVAGAAGMRAWQATGVRGAAPTIAAASATPQFVRDAAAAYAVFSPEVRHPVEVGAQEEAHLVQWLRRRLGRPLAAPVLQDRGFRLLGGRLLPGETVGQDAAKAALARAQFMYEDERGRRVTLYVAVFPTGVAPGETAFRSVQSASGTAFYWVENGYGYALNGDLPASQLQALAGDVYDQLFPR
- a CDS encoding RNA polymerase sigma factor gives rise to the protein MASGSGVEQILAHIPSLRRYARLLAGDAASADDLVQDTLERACAKWSLWKPGTALRAWLMTLMHNLYLNRVRDWRHDDNHETWDEDTDLAHEPMARAPEMLDLERALARLTPTLRTVLLLVTVEEYTYAEAADILQVPVGTVMSRLHRAREAVRAAMAGPEEAAAPLHLVKR